Genomic window (Romeriopsis navalis LEGE 11480):
AAGGCAAAGGCGCAACTGAGAGCATCGAAGATATCGCTAAAACCCTGCATATAAATCAGCCCCCAACCTGGGAAATTGAGTAACCATCAACCCCAACCAATCCCCGTCATCACAAAAAATCTCGATAAAAACCGACAAATCCAAACACATCAGCCTTCCAACCACCCCCGAAGCCGATTATAATCATCATGCGAATAGTCCCGTGAGGTCGGTAGTGTTTGTCTTAAGTGGCTACGAATATTTTTTGGGCTTTTTGATGATCTGTGGGCTGGTCCCATTGCTCGCCCTATCCGCATCGCGGCTGTTACGTCCAGCAAGACGTGGCCCCGAGCGGCGCACCACCTATGAATCCGGGATGGAACCCGTCGGCGGTGCCTGGATTCAATTCAACATTCGCTACTACATGTTTGCCCTTGTCTTTGTGGTATTCGACGTGGAAACCGTTTTCCTATACCCTTGGGCCGTGGCATTCAACCAACTGGGACTGTTGGCATTTATCGAAGCCCTAGTCTTCATCGCCATTCTGGTGGTTGGTTTGGTCTATGCATGGCGTAAAGGCGCACTGGAGTGGTCATGAGCGATAATCTAATGAATCCGGTAAAACGACCGGAAGTTACCCAAGAACTATCTGAAAATGTCATCCTGACAACAGTTGATGACCTTTATAACTGGTCCAGACTTTCTAGTTTATGGCCACTCCTCTACGGGACGGCCTGCTGCTTTATCGAATTTGCGGCGCTCCTTGGTTCCCGCTTTGACTTCGATCGATTTGGTCTAGTGCCCCGATCGACCCCGCGTCAAGCTGATCTGATTATCACAGCGGGCACCGTGACGATGAAAATGGCACCGGCTTTAGTGCGCTTGTACGAGCAAATGCCAGAGCCGAAGTATGTCATCGCGATGGGGGCTTGCACCATTACGGGTGGGATGTTCAGTGTGGACTCCCCGAGCGCGGTCCGCGGCGTAGACAAGTTGATTCCAGTCGATGTCTATCTCCCGGGTTGCCCGCCCCGCCCCGAAGCAATCATTGATGCAATTATCAAATTGCGTAAAAAAGTTGCCAACGATTCGATCCAAGAACGTGGCAAACTGCGTCAAACCCACCGCTACTACAGTACTACCCACAATATGAAGCAAGTGGCGCCGATCGTCGATGGCGTGTATTTGCAGTCTGAAAAGCGCCAAGCACCGCCACGTGAGCTGATGGAAGCAATGGGCCTGGCCGTGCCAGAATTGGCCGCAACCGAGAAAGAGGAGGCTTAAGCTATGCCAGACGCAAAGAAGCCCAAGGGTGAAGCCGAAGAAACGGCGATCGTCGAAGCCGGTAAAACCTCAAAGTGGTTGACGAGTGAAGGTTTTGACCACGACTTCGAGGGATTGGATGCCGATGGGATTGAGCTGATCAAAATCGATCGTTCGGTCTTGTTGCCATTTGCCACGGCGCTGTACGCCAATGGATTTAACTACCTCCAGTGCCAAGGCGCCTACGATGCGGGTCCTGGCGATGACTTAGTTAGCTTCTATCATTTGGTCAAGCTGGATGATAATGCCGATCGGCCCGATGAAGTGCGGCTCAAAGTTTATCTGCCGCGGGAAGATCCGACGGTGCCATCGCTTTACTGGATTTGGCGCACTGCCGATTGGCAAGAGCGTGAGTCCTACGATATGTATGGCATCATTTACGAAGGTCATCCCAACCTGAAGCGGATTTTGATGCCCGAAGATTGGATCGGCTATCCGTTGCGGAAAGACTACGTTTCACCAGATTTCTATGAGCTTCAAGATGCTTACTAAATCTGAGTCGTGAGCGGATTCCCAATAACTTGTTTTACAAAGCCGCTGGTGCATGGATGGGGTTTCCCGACATAGGCCAGCGGTTTTGTTGTGTACAGCGCAATTGCCTCCGCCTCCGCGGTTTAACTGAGCAATGAACTGTCAATAAATGTGAGATAGTCGCCGTCGGGTGAGCTGAGGGCATTGGTCGGATCGATCGGCAGCATAATCGTAAATTCGGAACCTTCTCCGAGTTGTGATTTGCAAAGGAGTCGGCCACCGTGCTTTTCCGTGATGATTTGATGGCTGATCGATAAGCCCAAACCCGTGCCTTGTCCAGCGGGTTTGGTCGTAAAGAATGTCTCAAATATCTTCTGCTGGGTTGCTGGCGACATCCCAGGACCATTATCGCGGACGCGAATTGCAATACAGTCTTGATCAACTTGTTCTGTGACAATGGTGATACACTTCGGATTTTCGGCATTCGCCTCAAAGCTAAAGCCCGTCGCTTGTTCGTCGATTGCGTCAATGCTATTCGCGATCAGATTCATCACCACTTGATTGAGCTGGCCTGCGTAGCAACTAATCTCCGGTAATTCTGAAAACTCTTTCACCACCTCGATTCCGGGGCGATTGCTATTGGCATTGAATCGCGATCGCAAGATGAGTAATGTCCCTTCGACGCCATCTTGCAGATTGGTTAATTCTTTTTCATCCCCATCGGTGCGGGAGAAGGTGCGCAGTGAGCTGACGATATTCTGAATTCGGTCAGTCCCTAGTGTCATGGAGGTGAGCAACTTGGGTAAATCTCGGGCAACAAATTCTAAATCGATTTCTTCCAGCAGGGTTTGCAGCTCCGCCGGTGGCTCTGGATAAAGTGCCTGATAGCGCTCTAGCAGGCTAAAAATTTGGCTAATGTATTGATTGGCATATTCCAAATTGCCCTGAATAAAGTTCAGCGGATTTTTCACCTCATGGGCGACACCTGCAACCAGTTGTCCCAATCCAGACATTTTCTCCGTTTGGACCAATTGCGCTTGGGTTTGTTTTAAGTCTTCTAAGGTGGCCTCAACCTGTTCGGTTTTTGCCTGGAGCTGTTGTTGCGACTTGATGAGCTCGAGATTTTGGGTCTCGGCGGCATGCAAATGCTCCTGCGCGTCCGCATAGAGCTGGGCATTCTCGACTGAAATTGACACCTGGGATGTCAGTAACCGCACGACTTCCAACTGCGCTGGGGTAAAGGCCCCCACAATGAGGCGATTTTCAAGATATAAGAGTCCGGTTTGCTTGCCTTGGTAGACGATCGGGAAGCAGAGAACTGATTTGAGCTTATGTGCTTGAATGTAGGGATCAGAGGCAAACCGTAAATCATGAATCGCTTCATCGAGCAAAATGGTTTCCCGTGTGCGTTCTACATAGGTCAGGAGATTAATGGGCAGGTCTTCTGCCGTAGGCGCTGATTGCTTGAGCTGAAATACGATTTCGGCTTGTTCAACATTGCCTTCGGCTTCAATTTCAAAGGTTTGGTGGCGGCGGGTGAGCAGAATTCCGCGTTCGGCACCCGCATTTTCCATCAGGATTGTCAGGAGCTTTTCCAGTAAGCTACTGTAGACAATCTCGCTGGACAAGGCTTGGGATGCCTTGATAATGGTCATCCAATCGAGGGTTTGCAAACGTTGACTGGTGGCGGCTTCCGTGGCGAGGGGCAGGTACGTTGAGCTGGCAAAGTTGCCGCGCCAAGTGAGCAGGGAGCGATATTTTTGCTGTAGGGCTGTGGCTTTGGCGATCGCCCCCCACTGTTGATAGGCCAAACAAGCATCATTCAGATAGGCCCGGGCAATTCGCTGGTGTTGTTGCTTCCAGTAATATTCTCCAGCGAGTTCATTGGCGATGGCGCAAATTTGCAACATGCCATGGGCTTGGGCTAGTCCGATCGCTTCATCATAATGGCAAGTTGGATCCTCTCCCATAATCCGCTCTTGTTCCCCAGCGAGCAGATGCCAACGGGCGGTAAAGTTACTCGGACAATGGTATGACCAGCGTTGCATTTGTTGTAAGCAATGGGCCAGGATTGAACGATAGCTGTTCTGTGTTGCCGCATCGGCATAGTCGTGGAGTGCGGCGACAACTAAGCCGTGATAAAGATAGTGTTCGACGACGATGGCTGGCCCAAAATGTGCGTCAATGATTTCTGCGGAAGCGGTGGCCATCTCTAGGGCTGACTGGTGGTAGCCAAAGGTATATAGGCTCTGGGCTTTATAGATGTAATAACGACTGCGAGTCGGCTTCGGTGTTTTGGCCGCGTGGAGCTGCTGATAGAGATCCGCTTCTTGATGTTCCGCCGAACTAAAACTGGAAGCATCTTGGGTTAAACCGCGCAGGCTCCGGACGAATTGCAGCTTCAACAATGCATCCAGTTGCATGATGGGATGCTGGCGCTGGGCGGCAAAGCGACTGAAGGCGTTAATTGTGGCTTCGGTGGCTTCCAGATTATGGCCGCTCATGATCAATAGGTCAGTTTTTAAGGCACTACTGTAAAGCGCATAGAGTAACTCGCCTCGGCGTTGACAATGCTGGAAGGCGCTATCCAAATGTTGAATACATTCGGTAAATTGAATCCGCCAATGGGCCAGCAGTCCCCCATAGCTAAAGTGGGCTAACCCCTGCATTGCTTGGAAGGTTTGGCTTAATTCCAAAGCCACTTGACCTAATTGATGACCGCGATCATAATCCCCAAATCCCGAGCTGAGAATTGTGCCATAGGCCACGTAGGCATAGGCGGAGCGATCGGTATTTCCCCCATCAATCGAGCGCTGTACCATTTGGGCGATCGCCCAGCGGTAGAGGCTTTGATCTTGGCTGATTGTGGCGGCGGCGAAATACTGAAGCAATTGCAGGATTTGCTGGACTTCGCGGTCTTCACAAGTGGGGAGGGCGAGGAAATACGCTGGTGAATACTGCATCAATCGCAGTCGCAGTTGATTCAGTTGATCGAGGACGGTGGCTTCCGTCAGCGATGTGGGCACCTCAACATTGAGCTTTGCTAAGCCTAAGCGGCCTAGTGCACTAGCTTCTTGGTGGCGATTTTGATTAATGTAGCAAACGATTTGCACCGTATAGACGTCGACTAACTCCGTCACGGTTTTGACATGGGTACAGATTTGCTCGAAGGCGGTTTCTGCGGCGGGGAAGTTGCCCCCGAGATACTGACATTCTGCCTGTTCGAGCCATAAATCCCGGGTCAGTTCGTAGTCCTTGCTCCAGCTCTCATCGGGGAGCAATGAACTCCCAGCCAAGACATACTGTAATGCCGATCGATAGGCAGCGGCTTGTTTGGCCCGCCGACTGGCACGGAGATTCAAATGTGCTAGTTCTTGCTTGGCACTTGGATCAATGACGAAGGCCCGCCCAAAGTTGAGCTGATTCACGACTTCAAAGAGTTGATCATCTTGCCGTTGCTGCAGCATCTTTTGCAGCAGGCGTTGGCCGATTTGCCAGTGCAACTTCTGCCTTGTATCCGGTTCGATCAAGCCATAGAATGCCTGGCGGACGCGATCGTGCAGAAATTGGAAATGTGCCGCCGTGCCTAAATCCGATAGGGTGCTATAGCTACTGCTATCGGGACTCGTGAGTGGAATCACCAGTCCCTCTTGCACGGCCATTGCCAACGCCTGGGGAATATCCGCATTGGGAATGGGACTGAGCGCCGCAATCATTTCGGTATCAAAGTCAATCCCAATACAGGCTGCCAACTGCAATATTTCACGAGTTTGACTGGAGAGTTTGAGAATTTTCTGCTCCATTAACTCAACGACATTTTCGGTGACGCCAAAATGCCGGATTTGCTCAAGATCCCAATTCCATTGCCCCTGGTCAAAGTTAAAGATCAGCAGCTCTTCGTGGTACAAAAACTCGAGCAGCTGATGCGCAAAAAAGGGATTGCCTTGGGTGCGGTGGAAAATCAGTTCGGCTAGCTCAACGATCGTCGTTGCCGAGGTATGCAACACATCCGCAACGAGTCGCTGCATTTGCTCGGAGCTAAAGGGCGATAGTGATAATTCGCGGCGTCCCGGACCGTCGATCAAATTCCGCATTAAGCGGAGATCAATCTCTTGACTGGCGCTACTGTTGCCGAAGCGGCAGGCCGTAATTAACATTAAGGCGGCGGGTTGTCCGCCCGCGAGCACATGCTCTAAGAGCTTAATTGAAGCCGTATCGATCCACTGTAAATCATCGATAAACAGTACGAGTGGATGGGGTGTTTGGGCGAATATCTGAAGAAATGCTTGGAAGGCTAAGTTCAGACGATTTTCGGCTTCGGCACTCTCAACCTTGAGATCTGTCGGTTGGGGGCCAATAATCTGGACCAACTCGGGCATGATCTCACAGAGAATTGCCGCCCGATCCCCAAGTCCTTGTAAGAGGCGTTTGCGCCATGCTTGAATTGTTGCTTCATCCTCTGTTAGCAGTTGGCAGAAGAGTTGTTGAAACGCATTGCTGAGGGCTAAATACGGCACTTCACGCCGCACGGCATCACAGTTGCCGCGAATAAAATAACCGCGATGGTGCGCGATCTGGCTGTGAAATTCTTTGACTAGGAGTGATTTGCCAACGCCCGATTCGCCTGTAATTAGAACCGTTTGAATATTGCCATGGCTGGCTTGTTCGTAGGTTTGGCGCAATATACCCAGCTCATTTTGCCGATCGTACAGACGCTGTGGAATTGAGAGTTCGCTGGCCAGATCCGTCTGGCCGGGGCAGAAGTTATCGAGTTCCTGCTGATTGCGACAGGCCTCTAAGCTAGTGCTGAGATCACATTTGAGTCCATAGGCGCTTTGATAGCGCTCGTCCGGGTTCTTCGCCAGTAATTTGAGGATGATCCGCGACAGATTATCGGGAATGGTGCGATTTTTGGCTTGGGGTGTCGGGGCGGGGCGAGCAATATGACTATGAATCAGTTCATTCATGTCACGGCTGGGAAAGGGCAAGCTGCCAACGCAAGCCTGATAGAGAGTGACACCGAGATTATAGAAATCACTGCGGATATCAATCGCCGTGTTCATGCGACCGGTTTGCTCCGGTGAAGCATAGGCCAAAGCGGTCAAAATGCTCTTGGGTGAGCTGTGTTGATTGAGGTTTTGATCGCCCATCAGTGCGACGGCGGGGGTCGGTAAGACCTGCACCTGATGGGTTTCTGGGTGAATTAGAATACGTTGTGGTTGAATCTGTTGATGGATATATTGCTTGGCATGTAAGGCCGTGAGGATATTGGCCAGTTCCAGTGCAACTTCCAGAATTTCCTCGATCGACCATTGCCGCTCCGTCAAGGCTGTTTGCCAGAGCTGACCGGCCATATCCTCGAGGATGATTGCGGGGGTTTGGCCATGCATCACAAAGTCGATCGTCCGCACCAGACCATCGACGGCTAAATACTGACTTGATTCTGCCCGTTCTTTGAATTGTTCAACATACTGAGGAAGACAATACTCCGGATGCAGAATCTGGAGTAAAACGGGCACACGATCGTTATGACGATAGCCGCGACAAAGCGTCGTCATCATTCCTTCATGCAGCTGTTCAGTAATGTGATACCCCGGTATTAGGCATTCAAAGATACTGTTAGATGCCATCACAGCCTCATTAATTCAATACCACGCAGAATCTGAAAGAGCGCACATAAAGCGTGAGAATACTTCTCCTATCGTTCCCATTAGCGGAATTGAACTATCAGATCTCTTCTAGAACGGATTTTCAGGTTGATCGCACCGCCACGCAGTCCCACAAAAATCGCGCGGCCTTCTCGATCGAGAAGGCCGCGCGATAGCTGAAATCGATGTGATTCGTTACCCCAGCCATAACCGCTGCGGTCTTGATCCGGCTAGCCAGGTTGCTGTGGTCGGTTTAAGTAGTGGCATTCATCGAATAAGCGATTATTTGTTAGCGGTTTGATGGCGCACATTGGACTGCAGTAGGCCATCTTCTAACTCCGCCACGTAGTCGGCAACATCCATAATGCGCGGATCGTGCGTGACAATTAAGACGCTGCGACCGCGTTGTTTCGCCAAGTTTGCGAGCAGGGCGGTAACGGCATGGCCATTCTGAGAATCGAGGGCGGCTGTGGGTTCATCCGCCATGATCAAAGCTGGATCACCACCTAATGCCCGTGCAACGGCAACGCGTTGCTTTTGACCGCCGGATAAGTCGCGCGGTAAGTTTTTTGCTTTATCGGCTAAGCCGACCTGCGCTAATAAATCCAAGCCCTGTTTGCGTGCGGCTTGACCGCGAATGCCTTTTAGATTGAGGGAAACCTCAATATTTTCCAAGGCACTCAGGGCCGGAAATAAATTGAATCCCTGGAAAATAAAGCCAATATTTTCCAAGCGAAATTGGGCGAGATCCTTTTTTGACATTTTGGTGATATCTTCACCCAGCAACTTAACGTTGCCGCCCGTGGGGGTGAGAATCCCCGCGAGGATTGATAAAAACGTGGTTTTACCCGAGCCGGATGGCCCCATCAAGAGTTGAATATCGCCGGTCTTTACCTTTAGATCAACGCCCTTGAGCGCTTGGTAAGATTCGCTGCCAGAGCGATAGGCCATCTCAATCCCAGTGGCGGCGATCGCGCCGCTGTGGCAGCACGTCGAAGCGGGTGTGACGATCGGCTGGGCAGATCGGTCAATTCGGGGTAAGCGGGTCAGGTCGATCGCAGTCATGGAGTAGGTGCGTAATAATTAAGCGTTCAACAACTAAACATGCAGTTACAGATAATGCACCGAACGTCTAGCAAATGGATTTAAAGGTGCGGAGGGGCGAAGTCGACGGGGGGCAAATTACCGAGCGCATAACCAAGACTGACCATGTGCTTCGGATCCTAAAAAGGAGGTAGGTAAAACGCCTTGCTCGTTAGGTATATCGTAGTCATCCCTGGTCTGACAAGCAACTAACGGTGGACAGGGATTCAATTGGCTGACCTCGCATGTTCTAAGGGATATAAGTGTTTTCACGGTTGGGCTCGGCTGTTTATGCTTTAAAGACGATCGCGGGATCAACGCGGGTCACTTTTTGAACGGCAAAGACGGCGGAACCAACACACATAAATAAGGTGAGGACAAATACGCTGGCCGCAGTTGTCGGTTCGATCAAAATCAAGACGCCCTTGGCACTCAACGTCCATTTACTCAATCCGAGACAGAAGGCCATACTTGGCAAATAGCCGAGTACTGCCATCCAGAGGGACTGTTCAATAATGACGCTGTAGATTACCCAGTTAGACGCGCCCATCGCTTTCAGAGTTCCGAACTCGCGAATATGATCGGCGACGGAGGCGTAGAGAATTTGGCCGACGATCACCATCCCAACGATAAATCCCACTGTGGCCCCAAGGCCGAGAATAAACCCAACACTGGTGCGGTCTTCCCAATAGTTTCGGGTGAGCTTAGCGAGTTCATCTGTAGTGAAGACGACCGTATCGGGCATTTTATTTTTTAATCGGATTTTCAGCGCGTTGAGATCTTCACCGGATTTGGCCCGAATCATAATATAGGTAATTGGATCGCCGAGGTCGAGGCGTTCTGGTGGTGGTGGACTTTTAAGTACGCCATTTTGATCGACTTTGGAATACTTGTTATTGCAATCGAGGCTGCCGTCATCCCGCCGACTACAGGTAATAGCACTGCTGAATTCCGCTGTACCGTAGGCATTTGCCGTTTCGAGGGAGGTATAGACGTAGGCGCTCGAGGCATTGGATTTGGTATCTTCGGTCAACCCGACAATTTCCACTGGCAGGTTGCCGATTCTGGCGGTGTCACCGACTTTGCTGACATCGAGGGAGGCCACGCTAGCGGAATCGAGGAAAACTTTATAGGGTTGATTTAAGTCAGCTAACTTGCCTTGGACGATCGGCCAACCGGCAAACATGCCGCTATTGGGATTAAAGCCCCAGATGCGAATGGTGGATAGCTCACCTTCGGTATTGCGCCAACGGCCCGATCGCACCATCAAGACTTCGGCCCGATCGACCCCGGCCACTTGGCTGGCCGTTTGCAGATTTTCGGCGGGCATGGAAGACGTCAGCTCGAAATGCACAAATTCCTTATGCGCCACCCAGAGGTCGGCACTGGAATATTCCACCAGCATCGCCGTCGATCGGGTAAAGCCCCGCAGGATCCCGAGTTGGATGGTGACGAGGCTAACGGCAAATAAGATGCCAGCTTGAGCGACAATAAACCGGGTTTTGTCTTCAAGCAGGTTTTTGCGGGCGATTTTGGATGAGGCCATGACCCTGGGGGATTGAGACAAAATTGTGCAGTTGTCGGTTGGGGCCAAGCCTTAATGCACTTGGTGGCAACCGACAACTAACGGCGGCGCTAGACGAATATAGGGCTAGAACTACCCTGGGGCGAGATACCCTGGGATTAGAACCAACGCAATTGGCTAAAACTGAGTTCGGGCTTGGCCGCTTCCTGTTCGTCGTACCATTCCACGGCTTTATAGGTGCCGAAGGCATGATCCCACCAGTCAACGGCGAGGCCGAAGTTATGGTGCCATTGGCCGTATTTATGATGAACGTAGTGGACAGGCATTTTCATCCAAAAACACTTGCGCGGATTTTCATGTTGCAACTGGTGGGCGTAGGCGGAGAAGGCGGCGAAGAAGACCGCGCCGATTACCCAGAAAATGCCAAATTCGATGGACCAGATAAATGGGATCACCATGGCGATTAAGCCGCCGAGGAAATAGTCGCGAAATTCCCAAATCACCCCTTGACCCTCGTTGCGACGGTGATGATCGCGGTGCTTTTCACCTAACTTGTAAGGCTTGTGCATTAGGCGATGCACCCAATATTCGACCAGGCTGGAGACAACGAAGGCGCCACTGAATGCGGCCAAATCAATGGCGATGCGGCTGACATCACTAACTTGTAAAAGAACCAAGGACACGTTAATCAACTCCTCACACCCGAAGAATAAATACTTAAAGACATTCTATTGTAAAGAACCCGCAATCTTCCTAAATGTACGTAAGCGCTATTGTAAGCACAGGTAGTTAGGCGCAGCTTGCGTAGGTGAATTTGACTGATGAATAGGTTTCTCCGACCCACGATCGATCGTCCTGATATGAACTGCCGTCGCCGTCGCCAGTATCTGATTTCGTTGATTGTGGGGCTTTGGGTGTGGTTGATGCCCGGTGCGATGGCTCCAGCGGTGGCAGCGACTGGACTGGAATTAGGGGCGACGGTATTTGAAGCCCAATGTGCGGCTTGTCATGTGGGGGGTGGCAATATTATTCGGCGTGGGAAAAATCTCAAATCAAAAGCCCTAGAACGCAATCATGTGGATACCCTAGAACTGGTGAAACAGTTGGTGATTGAGGGGAAAGGCAATATGTCTGCCTATGGCGATCGTTTAACTGAAGCGGAGATCGATGCGGTGTCGGCTTATGTTCTGGCCCAAGCGGCTGCCGGTTGGCCGGGGAATTAAGAATATATGTATTCAAGCTGGGGGGAGTCCGGTAAGATGTGAGCACTTTCTATCCTTGATGTTGCAAGGATATTGCATCGCATCTTTTACGTAGATCCCTCGTCATGTCTCAAGAAGTCGTCCAATGGCTAAACGAAATTAAAGCTCTCAAAGAAGACGTCGCGAATCTTCAGCAAGAACTCGCTGAGAGTAATGCCAGTGGTGACAAATGGCGGCGCCTCTATGAAACCGAAGCGAATCAGCGCCGCCAAGAAGCGGAGAACATGCAAGCCAAATTTGACGAATTGCAGACGACGATCACGCAATTGCAGGGGGATACGCCACCCTCGGAATTGCAGCAAGAGCGTGATCGATTAGTGCAGGATTTAGAGGCGGAGAAAGCCAATCACGAAAAGACGCGGAAGGATTTCACGACGGCGCTTTCCGATGCGATGGAGTTGTTGTCAAAAGGGAAACAGCGATTGCCGGATGTTGCGGACTAGGCTTGTTTGGTTTAGCCTGTGGCGCATGCGGTGGACTTGTGGTGATTTGCCGTGGTCCACAGCCGCAGACCACAGCCGCAGACCGGAAGTTCTAAATTGTCC
Coding sequences:
- a CDS encoding ABC transporter ATP-binding protein; amino-acid sequence: MTAIDLTRLPRIDRSAQPIVTPASTCCHSGAIAATGIEMAYRSGSESYQALKGVDLKVKTGDIQLLMGPSGSGKTTFLSILAGILTPTGGNVKLLGEDITKMSKKDLAQFRLENIGFIFQGFNLFPALSALENIEVSLNLKGIRGQAARKQGLDLLAQVGLADKAKNLPRDLSGGQKQRVAVARALGGDPALIMADEPTAALDSQNGHAVTALLANLAKQRGRSVLIVTHDPRIMDVADYVAELEDGLLQSNVRHQTANK
- the ndhK gene encoding photosynthetic/respiratory NAD(P)H-quinone oxidoreductase subunit K — protein: MSDNLMNPVKRPEVTQELSENVILTTVDDLYNWSRLSSLWPLLYGTACCFIEFAALLGSRFDFDRFGLVPRSTPRQADLIITAGTVTMKMAPALVRLYEQMPEPKYVIAMGACTITGGMFSVDSPSAVRGVDKLIPVDVYLPGCPPRPEAIIDAIIKLRKKVANDSIQERGKLRQTHRYYSTTHNMKQVAPIVDGVYLQSEKRQAPPRELMEAMGLAVPELAATEKEEA
- a CDS encoding ABC transporter permease produces the protein MASSKIARKNLLEDKTRFIVAQAGILFAVSLVTIQLGILRGFTRSTAMLVEYSSADLWVAHKEFVHFELTSSMPAENLQTASQVAGVDRAEVLMVRSGRWRNTEGELSTIRIWGFNPNSGMFAGWPIVQGKLADLNQPYKVFLDSASVASLDVSKVGDTARIGNLPVEIVGLTEDTKSNASSAYVYTSLETANAYGTAEFSSAITCSRRDDGSLDCNNKYSKVDQNGVLKSPPPPERLDLGDPITYIMIRAKSGEDLNALKIRLKNKMPDTVVFTTDELAKLTRNYWEDRTSVGFILGLGATVGFIVGMVIVGQILYASVADHIREFGTLKAMGASNWVIYSVIIEQSLWMAVLGYLPSMAFCLGLSKWTLSAKGVLILIEPTTAASVFVLTLFMCVGSAVFAVQKVTRVDPAIVFKA
- a CDS encoding trifunctional serine/threonine-protein kinase/ATP-binding protein/sensor histidine kinase, which gives rise to MASNSIFECLIPGYHITEQLHEGMMTTLCRGYRHNDRVPVLLQILHPEYCLPQYVEQFKERAESSQYLAVDGLVRTIDFVMHGQTPAIILEDMAGQLWQTALTERQWSIEEILEVALELANILTALHAKQYIHQQIQPQRILIHPETHQVQVLPTPAVALMGDQNLNQHSSPKSILTALAYASPEQTGRMNTAIDIRSDFYNLGVTLYQACVGSLPFPSRDMNELIHSHIARPAPTPQAKNRTIPDNLSRIILKLLAKNPDERYQSAYGLKCDLSTSLEACRNQQELDNFCPGQTDLASELSIPQRLYDRQNELGILRQTYEQASHGNIQTVLITGESGVGKSLLVKEFHSQIAHHRGYFIRGNCDAVRREVPYLALSNAFQQLFCQLLTEDEATIQAWRKRLLQGLGDRAAILCEIMPELVQIIGPQPTDLKVESAEAENRLNLAFQAFLQIFAQTPHPLVLFIDDLQWIDTASIKLLEHVLAGGQPAALMLITACRFGNSSASQEIDLRLMRNLIDGPGRRELSLSPFSSEQMQRLVADVLHTSATTIVELAELIFHRTQGNPFFAHQLLEFLYHEELLIFNFDQGQWNWDLEQIRHFGVTENVVELMEQKILKLSSQTREILQLAACIGIDFDTEMIAALSPIPNADIPQALAMAVQEGLVIPLTSPDSSSYSTLSDLGTAAHFQFLHDRVRQAFYGLIEPDTRQKLHWQIGQRLLQKMLQQRQDDQLFEVVNQLNFGRAFVIDPSAKQELAHLNLRASRRAKQAAAYRSALQYVLAGSSLLPDESWSKDYELTRDLWLEQAECQYLGGNFPAAETAFEQICTHVKTVTELVDVYTVQIVCYINQNRHQEASALGRLGLAKLNVEVPTSLTEATVLDQLNQLRLRLMQYSPAYFLALPTCEDREVQQILQLLQYFAAATISQDQSLYRWAIAQMVQRSIDGGNTDRSAYAYVAYGTILSSGFGDYDRGHQLGQVALELSQTFQAMQGLAHFSYGGLLAHWRIQFTECIQHLDSAFQHCQRRGELLYALYSSALKTDLLIMSGHNLEATEATINAFSRFAAQRQHPIMQLDALLKLQFVRSLRGLTQDASSFSSAEHQEADLYQQLHAAKTPKPTRSRYYIYKAQSLYTFGYHQSALEMATASAEIIDAHFGPAIVVEHYLYHGLVVAALHDYADAATQNSYRSILAHCLQQMQRWSYHCPSNFTARWHLLAGEQERIMGEDPTCHYDEAIGLAQAHGMLQICAIANELAGEYYWKQQHQRIARAYLNDACLAYQQWGAIAKATALQQKYRSLLTWRGNFASSTYLPLATEAATSQRLQTLDWMTIIKASQALSSEIVYSSLLEKLLTILMENAGAERGILLTRRHQTFEIEAEGNVEQAEIVFQLKQSAPTAEDLPINLLTYVERTRETILLDEAIHDLRFASDPYIQAHKLKSVLCFPIVYQGKQTGLLYLENRLIVGAFTPAQLEVVRLLTSQVSISVENAQLYADAQEHLHAAETQNLELIKSQQQLQAKTEQVEATLEDLKQTQAQLVQTEKMSGLGQLVAGVAHEVKNPLNFIQGNLEYANQYISQIFSLLERYQALYPEPPAELQTLLEEIDLEFVARDLPKLLTSMTLGTDRIQNIVSSLRTFSRTDGDEKELTNLQDGVEGTLLILRSRFNANSNRPGIEVVKEFSELPEISCYAGQLNQVVMNLIANSIDAIDEQATGFSFEANAENPKCITIVTEQVDQDCIAIRVRDNGPGMSPATQQKIFETFFTTKPAGQGTGLGLSISHQIITEKHGGRLLCKSQLGEGSEFTIMLPIDPTNALSSPDGDYLTFIDSSLLS
- a CDS encoding NAD(P)H-quinone oxidoreductase subunit J is translated as MPDAKKPKGEAEETAIVEAGKTSKWLTSEGFDHDFEGLDADGIELIKIDRSVLLPFATALYANGFNYLQCQGAYDAGPGDDLVSFYHLVKLDDNADRPDEVRLKVYLPREDPTVPSLYWIWRTADWQERESYDMYGIIYEGHPNLKRILMPEDWIGYPLRKDYVSPDFYELQDAY
- a CDS encoding sterol desaturase family protein — its product is MSLVLLQVSDVSRIAIDLAAFSGAFVVSSLVEYWVHRLMHKPYKLGEKHRDHHRRNEGQGVIWEFRDYFLGGLIAMVIPFIWSIEFGIFWVIGAVFFAAFSAYAHQLQHENPRKCFWMKMPVHYVHHKYGQWHHNFGLAVDWWDHAFGTYKAVEWYDEQEAAKPELSFSQLRWF
- the ndhC gene encoding photosynthetic/respiratory NAD(P)H-quinone oxidoreductase subunit C, whose protein sequence is MFVLSGYEYFLGFLMICGLVPLLALSASRLLRPARRGPERRTTYESGMEPVGGAWIQFNIRYYMFALVFVVFDVETVFLYPWAVAFNQLGLLAFIEALVFIAILVVGLVYAWRKGALEWS
- a CDS encoding c-type cytochrome → MNRFLRPTIDRPDMNCRRRRQYLISLIVGLWVWLMPGAMAPAVAATGLELGATVFEAQCAACHVGGGNIIRRGKNLKSKALERNHVDTLELVKQLVIEGKGNMSAYGDRLTEAEIDAVSAYVLAQAAAGWPGN